A window of the Brassica napus cultivar Da-Ae unplaced genomic scaffold, Da-Ae ScsIHWf_1069;HRSCAF=1516, whole genome shotgun sequence genome harbors these coding sequences:
- the LOC125595452 gene encoding uncharacterized protein LOC125595452, whose protein sequence is MMMGHVVARTHLILSRNNFADSIRCQGLRVSKTLSMESQQSKRPTCPSCAKPTQLCLCNRIRSPPLDNQVSVTILQHSLERKHALNSTRIARLGLKNVTVTTVCDVHDEAEFLIRVKGASLELVDTSKLGSDNVDNESLKLYQQLADKRGSCEEDLMRISMKKRGVISNVSTSLMEDASFDGILASPAAMDVLAKGFVVTKFSEGKEEFELEVPPGSALLFPSEGSVMINDLKERDLKVRNLIVLDGTWSKARRMYVENPWLKLLCSHVKLEIEGASLYREVRRQPREGCLSTIESIVHAMKEMGEDTEGLDNMLDVFESMVGDQRRCKDENFGKVL, encoded by the coding sequence ATGATGATGGGCCATGTCGTGGCCCGGACTCACCTGATCCTGTCTCGAAATAACTTCGCCGATAGCATACGGTGTCAAGGCTTGAGGGTTTCAAAAACCCTAAGCATGGAGTCGCAGCAGTCAAAGCGACCCACTTGCCCTTCTTGCGCTAAACCCACGCAGCTCTGCCTCTGCAACCGTATCCGATCTCCGCCTCTGGATAACCAGGTGAGTGTTACTATCCTTCAGCACAGCCTCGAGAGAAAACACGCGCTTAACTCAACTCGAATCGCTAGGTTAGGGCTTAAGAACGTTACTGTCACCACCGTTTGCGATGTCCATGACGAGGCTGAGTTCTTGATAAGAGTTAAAGGAGCCTCCTTGGAGCTTGTTGATACCTCAAAGTTAGGTAGTGACAATGTGGATAATGAAAGTTTGAAGCTTTATCAACAATTAGCTGATAAGAGAGGTTCTTGTGAAGAGGATTTGATGAGAATCTCTATGAAGAAACGAGGTGTAATCAGCAATGTCTCCACCTCTCTGATGGAAGATGCTAGTTTTGATGGAATATTGGCTTCTCCTGCAGCCATGGATGTGTTGGCAAAAGGGTTTGTGGTAACGAAGTTCTCGGAAGGGAAGGAAGAGTTTGAGCTCGAGGTTCCTCCCGGATCAGCACTGTTGTTCCCTAGCGAAGGATCTGTGATGATCAACGATCTTAAAGAGAGAGATTTGAAGGTGAGGAATCTGATCGTTCTTGATGGGACGTGGTCCAAGGCGAGGAGAATGTACGTTGAGAACCCGTGGCTGAAGCTTTTGTGTAGCCACGTGAAGCTAGAAATCGAAGGTGCGAGTTTGTACAGAGAAGTAAGGAGGCAGCCGAGAGAGGGGTGTTTGTCGACGATAGAGAGTATTGTACACGCGATGAAGGAGATGGGGGAAGATACGGAAGGTTTGGATAATATGTTGGATGTTTTTGAATCCATGGTTGGGGATCAAAGAAGATGCAAAGATGAGAACTTTGGAAAAGTTCTCTGA